A stretch of the Chanos chanos chromosome 1, fChaCha1.1, whole genome shotgun sequence genome encodes the following:
- the phyh gene encoding phytanoyl-CoA dioxygenase, peroxisomal isoform X2 translates to MSRATERLKIVLNHLDRSNAARASFTSSQNVSYHHPQALRYTLDTDTLSPEQRIAYEEDGFILIRNLVSEEDIDRFRAEFERICKREVQIPGLIVMRDVAIAKSEFVAEEKAVSKLQDFQEDPELFRYCALPEILKYVECFTGPNIMAMHTMLINKPPDAGKKTSRHPMHQDLHYFPFRPADRIVCSWTAMEKVNRQNGCLVVLPGTHKGTLLEHNYPEWEGGVNKMYHGVRNYDPQHPRVHLEMEKGDTVFFHPLLIHGSGMNQTKGFRKAISCHYASADCYYIDVKGTTQENISNEVKEIAARKYGVDDTITFQDTWALRGRLVQGERISL, encoded by the exons ATGTCTCGAGCGACAGAACGACTGAAAATTGTTCTGAACCACTTGGATCGGTCAAACGCCGCT CGAGCGTCGTTCACCTCTTCACAAAATGTTTCGTATCACCACCCTCAAGCCCTTCG GTACACACTGGATACAGACACTCTGAGCCCAGAACAGAGGATTGCTTATGAGGAGGATGGCTTTATTCTAATCCGAAACCTGGTGTCTGAGGAGGATATTGACAGATTTAG GGCAGAGTTTGAGCGCATTTGTAAGAGAGAAGTGCAGATCCCTGGATTAATAGTTATGAGAGATGTAGCTATTGCCAAGTCCGAGTTTGTGGCAGAGGAGAAAGCTGTATCCAAACTCCAGGACTTTCAAGAAGATCCGGAGCTGTTCCGTTACTGTGCCCTGCCAGAG ATTCTGAAGTATGTGGAGTGTTTCACTGGGCCCAATATCATGGCCATGCATACCATGCTGATTAACAAGCCACCAGATgcag GTAAGAAGACGTCTCGTCACCCCATGCACCAAGACCTCCACTACTTTCCTTTCCGGCCGGCCGATCGCATTGTGTGTTCCTGGACTGCCATGGAGAAGGTGAACAGACAGAACGGCTGTCTGGTGGTGCTGCCGGGCACACACAAGGGCACCCTGCTGGAGCACAACTATCCCGAgtgggag GGTGGTGTGAACAAGATGTATCATGGTGTTCGTAACTATGACCCCCAACATCCCAGAGTGCACCTGGAAATGGAGAAAGGTGACACCGTGTTTTTTCATCCCTTGCTAATCCATGGTTCGGGAATGAACCAAACAAAGGGATTCCGTAAG GCCATCTCCTGTCACTATGCCAGTGCAGACTGTTATTACATTGATGTGAAGGGCACGACTCAGGAGAACATCAGTAATGAGGTGAAGGAAATTGCAGCCAGGAAATACGGTGTGGATGACACCATCACTTTTCAG GACACCTGGGCATTGAGAGGTCGTCTGGTGCAAGGAGAGAGGATATCACTGTGA
- the phyh gene encoding phytanoyl-CoA dioxygenase, peroxisomal isoform X1, protein MSRATERLKIVLNHLDRSNAAVRASFTSSQNVSYHHPQALRYTLDTDTLSPEQRIAYEEDGFILIRNLVSEEDIDRFRAEFERICKREVQIPGLIVMRDVAIAKSEFVAEEKAVSKLQDFQEDPELFRYCALPEILKYVECFTGPNIMAMHTMLINKPPDAGKKTSRHPMHQDLHYFPFRPADRIVCSWTAMEKVNRQNGCLVVLPGTHKGTLLEHNYPEWEGGVNKMYHGVRNYDPQHPRVHLEMEKGDTVFFHPLLIHGSGMNQTKGFRKAISCHYASADCYYIDVKGTTQENISNEVKEIAARKYGVDDTITFQDTWALRGRLVQGERISL, encoded by the exons ATGTCTCGAGCGACAGAACGACTGAAAATTGTTCTGAACCACTTGGATCGGTCAAACGCCGCTGTT CGAGCGTCGTTCACCTCTTCACAAAATGTTTCGTATCACCACCCTCAAGCCCTTCG GTACACACTGGATACAGACACTCTGAGCCCAGAACAGAGGATTGCTTATGAGGAGGATGGCTTTATTCTAATCCGAAACCTGGTGTCTGAGGAGGATATTGACAGATTTAG GGCAGAGTTTGAGCGCATTTGTAAGAGAGAAGTGCAGATCCCTGGATTAATAGTTATGAGAGATGTAGCTATTGCCAAGTCCGAGTTTGTGGCAGAGGAGAAAGCTGTATCCAAACTCCAGGACTTTCAAGAAGATCCGGAGCTGTTCCGTTACTGTGCCCTGCCAGAG ATTCTGAAGTATGTGGAGTGTTTCACTGGGCCCAATATCATGGCCATGCATACCATGCTGATTAACAAGCCACCAGATgcag GTAAGAAGACGTCTCGTCACCCCATGCACCAAGACCTCCACTACTTTCCTTTCCGGCCGGCCGATCGCATTGTGTGTTCCTGGACTGCCATGGAGAAGGTGAACAGACAGAACGGCTGTCTGGTGGTGCTGCCGGGCACACACAAGGGCACCCTGCTGGAGCACAACTATCCCGAgtgggag GGTGGTGTGAACAAGATGTATCATGGTGTTCGTAACTATGACCCCCAACATCCCAGAGTGCACCTGGAAATGGAGAAAGGTGACACCGTGTTTTTTCATCCCTTGCTAATCCATGGTTCGGGAATGAACCAAACAAAGGGATTCCGTAAG GCCATCTCCTGTCACTATGCCAGTGCAGACTGTTATTACATTGATGTGAAGGGCACGACTCAGGAGAACATCAGTAATGAGGTGAAGGAAATTGCAGCCAGGAAATACGGTGTGGATGACACCATCACTTTTCAG GACACCTGGGCATTGAGAGGTCGTCTGGTGCAAGGAGAGAGGATATCACTGTGA
- the LOC115815876 gene encoding uncharacterized protein LOC115815876, with the protein MLTLEKTNSKEEQDEGHFDLHTLCSVFKRLCMMNYSSVAVRSELDVYEDLWETNKDIATRTLNSDFLKLMQHGSLKAERYINFTLQDINYVLKVTQMLKTMSEKVKVPEDLSSFLQGRYKSYKSFADSLLNQYFLKDVPAIKPTPAMAQYLSDYRNTMKKDPIYFAVALLPCSRLWVWLAQKAAIEPNNAYYNWKKDNMYGHPEKHYKALLNKYLDTPEKVTEANKIFRRQMRNEYNFFASS; encoded by the exons ATGCTCACActtgaaaagacaaacagcaaagAAGAGCAAGATGAGGGGCATTTTGATTTGCatactctgtgttctgtgttcaaG AGACTGTGTATGATGAATTATTCCAGCGTGGCTGTGAGGTCAGAGCTGGACGTCTATGAAGACCTGTGGGAGACGAACAAAGACATTGCAACGAGGACCCTCAATTCAGACTTCCTAAAGTTAATGCAGCATGGCAGCCTCAAGGCAGAGCGTTACATCAACTTTACCCTGCAAGACATCAACTATGTGCTGAAGGTGACTCAGATGTTGAAGACAATGAGTGAAAAGGTGAAGGTGCCTGAGGACCTGAGCAGCTTCCTGCAGGGCAGATACAAAAGCTATAAGAGCTTTGCAGACTCTCTCCTCAATCAATACTTTCTCAAG GATGTGCCAGCCATCAAGCCCACTCCAGCCATGGCACAGTACCTGTCtgattacagaaacacaatgaaaaaggaTCCTATTTACTTTGCTGTGGCCCTCCTGCCCTGCTCTCGGCTTTGGGTTTGGCTGGCCCAAAAAGCAGCCATAGAGCCTAACAACGCATATTACAACTGGAAAAAGGACAACATGTATGGTCACCCTGAGAAGCACTATAAAGCCCTGCTGAACAAGTACCTAGACACACCTGAGAAAGTGACAGAAGCCAACAAGATCTTCCGTAGGCAGATGCGAAATGAGTATAACTTCTTTGCCTCTTCATGA
- the LOC115815763 gene encoding uncharacterized protein LOC115815763, which produces MVTLEKTNSEEEEQDEGHFDLHTLCSMFKRLCMMNYSSVAVRSELDVYEDLWETNKDIATRTLNSDFLKLMQHGSLKAERYINFTLQDINYVLKVTQMLKTMSEKVKVPEDLSSFLQGRYKSYKSFADSLLNQYFLKDVPAIKPTPAMAQYLSDYRNTMKKDPIYFAVALLPCSRLWVWLAQKAAIEPNNAYYSWKKDNMYGHPEKHYKALLNKYLDTHEKVTEANKIFRKQMGNEYNFFASS; this is translated from the exons ATGGTCACActtgaaaagacaaacagcGAAGAAGAGGAGCAAGATGAGGGGCATTTTGATTTGCATACTCTGTGTTCTATGTTCAAG AGACTGTGTATGATGAATTATTCCAGCGTGGCTGTGAGGTCAGAGCTGGACGTCTATGAAGACCTGTGGGAGACGAACAAAGACATTGCAACGAGGACCCTCAATTCAGACTTCCTAAAGTTAATGCAGCATGGCAGCCTCAAGGCAGAGCGTTACATCAACTTTACCCTGCAAGACATCAACTATGTGCTGAAGGTGACTCAGATGTTGAAGACAATGAGTGAAAAGGTGAAGGTGCCTGAGGACCTGAGCAGCTTCCTGCAGGGCAGATACAAAAGCTATAAGAGCTTTGCAGACTCTCTCCTCAATCAATACTTTCTCAAG GATGTGCCAGCCATCAAGCCCACTCCAGCCATGGCACAGTACCTGTCtgattacagaaacacaatgaaaaaggaTCCTATTTACTTTGCTGTGGCCCTCCTGCCCTGCTCTCGGCTTTGGGTTTGGCTGGCCCAAAAAGCAGCCATAGAGCCTAACAACGCATATTACAGCTGGAAAAAGGACAACATGTATGGTCACCCTGAGAAGCACTATAAAGCCCTGCTGAACAAGTACCTAGACACACATGAGAAAGTGACAGAAGCCAACAAGATCTTCCGTAAGCAGATGGGAAATGAGTATAACTTCTTTGCCTCTTCATGA
- the ucmaa gene encoding upper zone of growth plate and cartilage matrix associated a: protein MAWMRVLLLTLLPSVLILFVFPGTESAAVKDGDDTDVQGSFQRVFLPESDASNFFKRRGRRSVRHYAEMIAEQRQYLAQAERRREFYEDRRSKYENFVEEERNEQYERNREKTEQWREYNYDGLYPRYPHHRPAI from the exons ATGGCTTGGATGCGTGTGCTTCTGTTGACCTTGCTGCCCTCAGTGCTGATCCTGT tcgtCTTCCCTGGGACTGAAAGTGCAGCTGTGAAAGATGGAGACGACACTGACGTTCAAG GATCATTTCAGAGGGTTTTTCTGCCAGAGTCAGATGCCTCAAATTTCTTTAAACGCCGTGGCCGCAGGTCTGTGAGGCACTACGCAGAAATGATCG cGGAGCAGAGGCAGTATTTGGCACAGGCTGAACGCAGAAGAGAATTCTATGAGGACAGAAGgagcaagtatgagaactttgtTGAGGAGGAGCGCAAtg AGCAGTATGAGAGGAACCGAGAGAAGACTGAGCAGTGGAGGGAGTACAACTACGACGGACTCTACCCACGATACCCCCACCATCGCCCTGCCATCTAA